atttcaacAGTAGCTTAGCGACATCCGGCGACACGAGCAACAGTGACCGTTAGTGTCAGGAAATGGGCGTGTCTAGTTGAGAATTGCTCAACGATATGCAAGAGAAACTTTAGGGAGCAACaaccaataggagtaaagcagcaGAGCGCACATCATCCGTCTCTTGTCAGTTACTGCAGTGCTTGTTTATAACTGTTACTTGAGAAACCAAAGCTAGCAACGCCTTCTAACCACCTCGTAGCAAGAGACTGGTGACACACAGCGGCAGAGTCACCGGAGGTGTGTTCACAGCTTGTGGCGCCATCTAGAGGTGAATATTAGTAAGAGTTCTGACTGACTGctgctgtccgtggtgctgaactcacacacacacacacgcacacacacacgcacacacacacacacacacacacacactcacacacagaaaTGTTAATGTGTTGCtagcatttgtgtttttgtgttcagaacattttagtgtttaaaatgtttaatattaatctAAAATCTAATTAATCTAACTTGATTGCACATTTCCTGATGCCCCAATCTATAAACGCCCTCTAGTGGAATATTTAACTATTGTCACTGTAAAGATTTTTTTGCAGGCAAGCAGCAGTCTGTTATTATTTTGagtattttgtgtaattttaatGGTAATACAAGTCGTATAGAACGTAACTTGATGTGCACTTTTGACTTTGTTTTATTACTAAGCTCTTACTGTGAATAAAAACTGTGAAtacaatatctttaaaaaacatcAGGAAATATGTGAGTTTATCCAACGCTATGATTTTAAATATCGGAACATAACAATGTCATGGATGATAAATGCAGGAGctctttaatatttttgttaaaatctTGGAATACAAAAATCAGCAGTAAACTACAGTGCCATAAATTCTGTCAATGAGTGTTTTGTCTcaaacttttttacatttaatatacgAGAATATCCATTTGTAAAAGAAGTTAATCGTATTCGCAGCTAGAGGGCGCTGTTTGAGTGTGATGAATGACGTGTTGAGTGACTAGTGATAGTGGGCGGGGCCAGTAAAGCTGATGATCACTGATAAGAGCTGAAGAAAGAGGAAGAAAGTCAAGCAGTCACATGTagagacacacagacaacaTTCAGCATCAAGAAGATCAACAGAGCTGCTGTGAAGCTGAACTCAAGTCAcaatgaacatcctcctcatcTTCACTTTCTTCATCATCTCAGGTCACAACTTTTCTCTTTCTCATCATGTCATCATACACTTATTTCACTCATTTATATCACTGGACACACAAATGAAAGGACTAGATCAGCTTTCTGACACTATCAATCTGATTGACAGGTGCTGTGAGATGCTTCGATGTGATTGGATATTCTGGAGGAAGTGTTCTTGTGGATTCACACAAACCTTGGTATACTGATGTTAAACAATATCTATATACATGGCAGAATAATAAATGGAATATCCTAATAAAAAATGAGGACAGTCGTAAATGGATTAAAGAGAGAAGATTCACACTGTTCTGCACAGAAAACGGACACTTGATGATCTTCATCAGAGATCTCAACACACAGGATTCTGGAACATACCGGATTGGGGTTGAAGACAAATGGTCCACTAAAATGAGTCTGAAAGTGACAGAAGGTGagttattataaacatgagtgAAGTATCTGCTGATCATGTCAAAGCTACTGATGATTGTGAAATAAATGTCTTCATGTGTGATTGACAGATTCATGTTGTGGGGCGTCACAGAGAGTGATGGTGAATACTGGACAAACTGCAAACTTCACATGTCAATATTCACAAGATTATAAAACTAATGAGAAGATGATATTTAAAAAGGGAAATGAAATGATTGAGACATTTATTTCCACCACTAATGTAAAGACAAAAAAGGAAAGAATGAACATTCACGATGACACACAAATCGATCTCTTGAGTGTGAGAATAACTGATGTGAGATCAGAAGATGCAGGAGTTTATTTATGTGGAGTTTATCTCAACAAAACCTCCTACAGTTACTCCATTCTTACTGCTGTTCATCTTCACATTATGAGTGAGTAGAAGAAACTCTCAATAACATCTGATGTAAATTCACACAGTCTGTGTTTGTACTGATGACTGAtgatgtttctgtgtgtgtgtgtgtgcgtgcgtgcgtgcgtgcgtgcgtgcgtgcgtgtgtgcgaaGTGCCTCCAGTGTTTGGAGATGAAGGAGGATCTGCTCACGTCATCTGTCCTTATGATCCCATCTATAAATCAAAGTCCAAAAAACTGTTGAAGAGTTGTAGAGATGAAAAGACTCTCATGGAGATGAACAGATGGAGTGTGAATGATGACATGACAGCAAGTGTGTTTAGTGTGAACATCACTGGACTGACAGCAGAGGATGCTGGGAAATACTGCTGTGCAGTGACATTAGAAACAGACGTGATTTATCTTTACACTCATCTCATTATTCTCATCAAACAGGGTGAGACACATTGTCACTAATAATCCATCTAAAAAGGGACTTTGTTTGAATGTGACTCTTGATGATTTCTTCTTTAAAGAGCTTCTCTTGAATAAGCGTGAAGGAGACAACATGTCAATGGAGTGCAAACATCACGCTGAATATCAGAAAGTCTTCTGTAAAGCACATGAAGTCTCAATGTGTGTCAATGATGGAGTTTCATTCCAGTGGATCAGAGATGATGGATTCTCTTTAAGTGATGAAACATCTACTGGAGTCTTTACTGTAAACATCAGTCATCTGAGAGAAGAGCATTCTGGGATATACTGGTGTGGATCTCACATCATCACTAAAGTGCATCTAAACGTCACCAGAGGTGAGAGAAGTTCATTTCATTTGCATCAAGCCAACAATATAACTGAGTctaaaaagttttttatataCAATTATTTCATAGTGTAAGTAAAGTCATACTTGTGATGTCATGAGGGTGAGAATATTATGAGAGGATTTTTCAGGTTTCTTTAACATCATTGGTTACCAAAGAGTAAAACatagaaaacaaatgtatgttCAACCAGCGGTGCGGGTCACATGTAcagtagtctcagcctcagacgtcacgccgacggaccgttggctgaacgtctgatgcataaggcacacttttctggacacacttcagcacgttcgaagtcgtcatctgattggttgaatttgacaggatttccgggagatgTGCGTGTCACGTtttttaacggtccgcctggaaacaacacgaagccgtctgatgTAAGAAGTAAGCCGTCGTGTTTACAACAGTTGCTATAAGagttcatcacgatcgactaaacgcttaattctcaaaagtatgcgaggttcacggcataaacgtataatcattgttgtttctgttaacttttgacacgtttgtgAATGTACACAAGTCTGTTTctgtggggacatttccacgcctctaaacatgacgcggcacaaaaccaaacatgattggtttctttacctgtcagtcatatggcctcttgggcgggccttggccataGAAAGCGGCAATACATTCCAGACCTTCATAATGAAGATCTGGCTAGGCGAGACTAGGTTAGACAGCATGTCAAAGATGAAGTATGTTGGATTTTAATGAGTACTTTTCTGAAATTGTGATTTTCATTAGACTTTTACATATATACATTTCAGAAAAGACCAAAGAAAAGCATTTCAATTTACAACATTGACAATTTCGAAAGAATGCAAGACTTCTATCATTTCTAGATGATCTCACAAATAATAtggaaataataaatataattttagaaGAAGCCGTGTTGGTTTGTACGTGAAGTGTTTGAGTGAGAAAGCGGGTCATATTCTCAGAGCAGCTCTGAACCACAGATGAAGTCTGAGATTAGTTTGACTGTCAGCAGTTTCTCAGGAAAccacaaatgacacaaaatgactAGAGATAAATGATCAGATTGAGAAGAAAAGTAAAGCAGGAGACATACGTTCAATAGACCATTTTCCACAAGTAATAAATATTGTGTGAATATAATGACAGATGAGAACAGAATTAATCATCCGTGAGGTACAAACCTGATGAAAAACATAATCTCTGTAAATATTCAGTTTAAACATCATTCcactttttttcaaatattgagTTGACTAAAGCATGTTGATGAAATGACGTTTATGTAAttccatgtttgtgtgtgattgttttaGTTTCAGCTCtcttcatcatcctcatcatcaCTTCTGTGAGTGTTCTGCTGCTGATGAAAACAATAATTCTGCTGTTGAATTTAGGattcatcagaaaaataagcaaACCGAAGCTCCCTGACACACATCCCAGTTTTGCGTATTAATTTACTAAAGTTGTTTTCAAATTCACTTCATTCATGTTCTGTTGAGAATGAGCTgatttttcatgtgtttgtaaGATACTCATATATTTCATtaataaacagtattttttatttcaggtaTGATGTGTGTCATTAAAGTCTATTGTATGATATGAATGTTGTGTGTTTACTGGTCAGTGTGAGGACTAATATACTACATCTGTATATGAGCTCAAACACTGAGAGAAATCATGACTAACACATTCTAACAGTAAAACTTCAGCTCAAATCAACATCATGTGTGTTTCACTCCCCCTGCTGGTTATTATGAGTCATTACACAAACCTCTGACAGTGTGTCACGTGATCATTTCACACTATAATGATCTCCTCATAAACACTGAATGAGCTCATGGTCAACTACTGGAACTCTATGAAGTTTTTCTTATAAGTGATATAATAAATAAGACAATATAGTTTGTTAAGATAAATGATATAAAGTCTGAGTGTCACCTTAACGTCTGATTGTGAAGCACGTGGATAGTAGCATCACGTTTTATGGCTAAAACATGTCTGTACAGTCCAAAACACGTgaacaataatacaaaaatgacaaactaaTAAACtttaatgagtgtgtgtgtgtgtaagagtgaTGTCCACTAGAGGGCGCTGTGTGAGTGTGATGAATGACGTGTTGAGTGACTGGTGATAGTGGGCGGGGCCATAAAGCTGATGATCACTGATAAGAGCTGAAGAAAGAGGAAGAAAGTCAAGCAGTCACATGTagagacacacagacaacaTTCAGCATCAAGAAGATCAACAGAGCTGCTGTGAAGCTGAACTCAAGTCAcaatgaacatcctcctcatcTTCACTTTCTTCATCATCTCAGGTCACAACTTTTCTCTTTCTCATCATGTCATCATACACTTATTTCACTCATTTATATCACTGGACACACAAATGAAAGGACTAGATCAGCTTTCTGACACTATCAATCTGATTGACAGGTGCTGTGAGATGCTTCGATGTGATTGGATATTCTGGAGGAAGTGTTCTTGTGGATTCACACAAACCTTGGCACACTGGCTATAAACAATATCTATAATAAGAAGCAACGAGAAAATAATACATGATTATAAATTGGATTAAATGGAACAGATTCACTCTGTTTAGTGATGAAAAAGGATATTTCATGATCTTCATGAGAGATGTGAACACACAGGATTCTGGAACATACCGGATTGGTGTTGATGGTCACTGGTCTATTGATATGAGTCTGAAAGTGAAAGAAGGTGagttattataaacatgagtgAAGTATCTGCTGATCATGTCAAAGCTACTGATGATTGTGAAATAAATGTCTTCATGTGTGATTGACAGATTCATGTTGTGGGGAGTCACGGAGAGTGATGGTGAATACTGGACAAACTGCAAACTTCAGATGTCAATATTCACAACATTATAAAACTGATGTCAAGATCATATATAAAGaaggaaaaaaatcaattgATGAGATAATCTACACCACTGCCATACAAAATCAGAAAGGAAAATTCCACATATCTGATGATAGAGATAATAATCTCTTGAGTGTAAGAATGACTGATGTGAGATCAGAAGATGCAGGAGTTTATTTATGTGGAGTTTGGCTTTACAGATACACCTACACCTACTGGATTTTTACTGCTGTTCATCTTCACATTATGAGTGAGTAGAAGAAACTCTCAATAACATCTGATGTAAATTCACACAGTCTGTGTTTGCTGCTGTAATATTTGATGAAGACACTGATTCATTCATATGTGATGTTTGTGATTGACAGGTAAAGTGGGTGTGGTCACAGCGAGCGGATACTCAGCAGGTGGAATCATCTTCAAGTGTCATCACCATCAATAcaaaagcaacacaaaatatgtGAGTAAAGAATCAGATGGATGTTGTGAGAGGAAGTCTCCATCAGTTCAGGATCAGTGGATGGACAATGgagatgtttgtgtgtatgatgACACCAGAGCAGGAGTCTTGATGGTGTATTTTAGAGAGCTGAACGCTGGACATGCTGGAACATACAGGTGTGGAGTGAATCCATCTCAATATACTGACACATTCACTCAAGTCCAGCTCCACATTAAAGACGGTGAGAAGCTTGAGATCATTTACTGACTTTTCTTCAATTCAAATATCAGGTAGATTTTAACATGTGTTATTTCATGTCTTATAGATACAGTTTTGTCTCATTGGTGGGTGAATAAATCTGTTTCTGTTGGTGATGAAGTCAATATTACCTGTCAGATCCCAGAGGAACATCAATTCAGTCCAAAAGTCTTCTGTAAAGAGGATGAAAATCACATCTGTCAAAGCGTCATCAGATCTGAAGTGAAAGTAAATGATTTCTCtgataaaagtgtttttactgTGATCATCAGTGATGTGACAGTGAGAGATGCTGGAGTTTACTGGTGTGGAGCAGAAACCAGTCGCACAGATTTCACTTTCATCTCTCTCACCACTAAAGTTCAACTCAAACTCAGCAGTGAGAACATTCTCTCTTCATTTCTTGTCATTGTCTTTTAATCACTATAAATATTCACAAATCaatgtcatgtgtgtgtgtgaagtgccTCCAGTGTTTGGAGATGAAGGAGGATCTGCTCACATCATCTGTCCTTATGATCCCATCTATAAATCAAAGTCCAAAAAACTGTTGAAGAGTTGAAGAGATGAGAAGACTCTCATGGAGATGAACAGATGGAGTGTGAATGATGACATGACAGCAAGTGTGTTTAGTGTGAACATCACTGGACTGACAGCAGAGGATGCTGGGAAATACTGCTGTGCAGTGACATTAGAAACAGACGTGATTTATCTTTACACTCATCTCATTATTCTCATCAAACCGGGTGAGACACATTGTCACTAATAATCCATCTAAAAAGGGACTTTGTTTGAATGTGAATCTTGATGATTTCTTCTTTAAAGAGCTTCTCTTGAATAAGCGTGAAGGAGACAACATGTCAATGGAGTGCAAACATCACGCTGAATATCAGAAAGTCTTCTGTAAAGCACATGAAGTCTCAATGTGTGTCAATGATGGAGTTTCATTCCAGTGGATCAGAGATGATGGATTCTCTTTAAGTGATGAAACATCTACTGGAGTCTTTACTGTAAACATCAGTCATCTGAGAGAAGAGCATTCTGGGATATACTGGTGTGGATCTCACATCATCACTAAAGTGCATCTAAACGTCACCAGAGGTCAGAGAAGTTCAGTTCTTTACTTCATCATTTTTAGACAGACAAGCACTTTCATTTGGCCATCTCTCTCACAGATGTGTTTGAATAATTTGTTATTCTGGGGaattaatattacattattttactgAAAGTGTTTATGTTATAATCTATAATTGCGCATAAACTATCAGACTGAACTGTTTGCATTCATGCTTTAAATGTAGATCAGTAGATTACAGATCAGTTTATCATTTTGTGaataattttgaaattaaaagcaTCAGTGTCTTTACGTGTTGTTGTCCTGCAGTGAGTGACAAAAGTTAaactattaaatattttatataatcgTTTCAATTGATGATGAAAGAGAAGCTCTTGAGTTTTGTGGTTATTGTGATTTTCGgggttcctgtagctcaacatataaatcatttcattttcagATAGCAAAGATCATTGATTTCATGTTGAATAAATGTTACATTGCTTATTCTCAACATTAATTCAAcgataaattaattattttgctttctGGGTTAGCAGTTTGATTACCAGAAAACacacataatgaaattgtttttGTGATGGATGAAAGTGTCGGTCAAATGCATCAttattgatttaaaataaagttaaataatgTCTGGTCTGTTAAACACTGAAAATGAATCTGAACTCATGCAGTGGACAACTCTTTATTGTTACATACACCTGGAGTTATTAATAATGATCATTTCTGTCTGTGACCTGTGACCTCCACTGCCCTCAAATAATATTCAGAAAATAATTGATGACCAATAATCAGATTATTTCAGTATTTGTAAAGAGCAATCTTAGAGTAGTGATAGCTTTATATAAAGTGTGTTCATTATGTCACAGTGTGTCTGAGAAACGCTGTTTGTGTGATGAACTGACATGTTTTTTCCGACCACAGAAAATAGTTGAAGGTTCAGCATGTAAATTTATTTGAGGTGTGAAGGTTTAACAAACACATTCAGGAAACCAACAGTGAGACCACATGAACAGAGAGAAATACACATAAGAACAGAGGTTATGTGCAGTCTGCTCAAGAAAAACTATTGTTTTATAAAACTACATTAATAACTCATCATTCAGTGTTAAAGAGACATTTTTTAAGCAAACACTGGAAATATTCCTGTATTTAACACATCACATGTGTGCCTCCACAACTTCACTTGTGGACTAAAAACATCCACAAATATTACCATGAACAGAACAACAGATACTAATTGTGAAATATTATTGAACATTAATTGAGTTTGTATTGTACattcatgtttacattttggccgacacttttattcaaagagATTTACAACGTTTTTAAGGTTCatgtttttaatcattattatGTTTTCTTGGAATCAAACTCACAACTCTTGTGCTGCTAGTGCAATGCTCAAAGAAATATGTCAAATATTAAATGTGTAAATTGGATATGAATACTAATCAAtagaaatgtgtaaaaatgtataatgtaaatatgtaatgtatttgtatctgtatatagttattattttgtttagtttcaGATTCCtcagtgatgatgatgatcgTCATTAtagtgtttgtctgtgtgattCTGCTGCTGATTGGAGGAATCACTTTTATTGTTTGTAAATTCAAACACAACAAGACACCAGGTGatgattacacacacacacacacacacatacacacgcacggacgcagacacacacacacacacggacgcagacatacacacaaacacgcacgcatacacacacacacacacacacacacacacataaaatgtaataaatatacaattacgttttttttttaattctctcCCAGATCCTGGATcattacccacaatcccctcCTCTGATGATGTTCTGTACTCTGCTGTCCGTTTCCACAAGCGTGAAGATTCTGTCACTGATGTTTCAGTCGCCTTCAGTAAGGAAGAGATTTACACCACTGTCAGACACAACACAAGACTCGAATAACACaaacatcatttaaacgttTATTTTCACCTGTCCCACTGCAAATATAAACAAGTCACAGTGTCTTTTGCTACATTTTTTAGAACCTCCTAAATATCTGCTCTTAAACAGCCAGTTAAACCTCATAACATTGGAACAGAACTGTTAAAACACTTTTCTAAGATTTGAATAACTTTTTTAGCTCTTGAAAACCTCAGAACTCTTTGACATATGAGCTTCAGACTTATTGAGAACTtatgttgtttatatatttattttcatgcctTTAAAATTACAAATGCAATTTTTGCTGTTAAAATCTCATCATATTacatagggatgtaacaatattatctgTATCGTGTTATTGCAATAGCAAAAtcgtctcaatattatcgtggtcacaagACTGTATGAATcaataggtcttccgggcctaacatagagaaagttagaaaaaataatagatgttacatttggcaaggtccatctggtgcaattgtttgattttaaaagggatttttaggtcatttgaccaatctcatactataactcatacctctaaacAACAGTTAtaattagaggataaagaaaagaggatgcttggGCACCTTTCccagtcatcatttgtcattttaaatattgcaataaatatcgtACCTCGgaattatcgtacagtgagattttgatattgttacatccctaatattacattatatattatacTGTTTTAATCAAAAGCACCAAAAAAACAACTTTCTAAATCAAATCCCTGTTGGTGATGAATTATTAAAGTGAAAGATGAATTCTTGCTTTTCTTTCACTTGCTGTTTATATTCTTGTGATCATATAAGGCAGATGTCACGGTTGTTTTTCTTGTAACAAATAAACATGAGAGTCAGATGAAGGTGTGATTAAAAACAGGAAATGGTTTACGGTTTCAAAAATAGCCTCAAAAGTTTCCACAagcctcttctctctctgcatGAGCTGGTTACTGGTCACtggatttgtttttacatttgcttAAATTTGGacagtgtatttttaaataGAGTTTAAATGTGTGATTTCTCTTTTATGATttgtgttaataataataatatgtgttCACTTATGAATCTTTACAGAAGCACacacactaaacacacacagatgtgatGATGTGAATGAATGTTGTGGCGCCATCTAGAGGTGAATATTAGTAAGAGTTCTGACTGACTGctgctgtccgtggtgctgaactCACAGACGACTGTTAAAGTGATTCTTAAACACACAACTGCacatatcacacacacaacattcacATCATCAACAAGTGTGATCCAGAAGAGAGATCCAGATTGATCTGTGTAACTTTCAGTTTAAgaaaacatatattttcttGTAGCACATCATCTTTCAAAACTCAGTGGTGAACAAATCTTCATCAAAACGCTTAACCTGTTGAAGAATGTAATATTCTGAAAATATTTCTATATGCACAATGTTTTCATGCCAGTCAAATTTTGTTGCCAAAAAGCGATGTCACTGTTGTGATAGCACATCCCAGTTGAGTTACAAAAAtatgttcattttcattatattaGAATATATCAGTATTTAACTTTTAATGGTGAGTCAATATAATACATATTGAAAAAATGACTTACATTTCAAAGCTTGATTGCCACTTGCAAATTTAGAAAGACATCGATCTGCAAGCGCCATCTTGTGGAAGATTTAAACAATGTCAATCTGAAGATGTTTCttgattattgtttttatatgaaTGATGTGCGTGATGATACACAATTATTTAAGATGTCAGATCACACTAGGCTTGTAGGAGACCCAATTGTACACGACTTAAACTCTGAAATTTTGTTCAACtgagatttttgtatttttgatttTTAGAAGATGTATAAAGGGCTGTTCCATTCCTGTTACAAAgatgggacttttattttgaaacactTTATATTTCTTGCGTTGGCAGCCATTAAGACTTAgaattaatgtacaattttgttggGTCAGCTCATGTTGGTGTGTAGAGGGCAATGCGATAGCAGATTTGATTGCGAAAAATGCACTTAAAATAAAGAATGAGGAAATTGTGAAAATCCCATTTGGGAAGGTGAGTCCAAGTGATTAATAAAAACAGCAGTAAGAGAAACATGGCAATGAAAATGGGATATAGATAACAACGGGAGATACTATTATAATATACAAAAGTCGATCAAGGTCaaggcatttaaagggaaatgAAGAAGAGAAGAAGTGATTTTATCAAGATTAAGATTAGGACACACTGGGTTAAAATCAACCATGTTTTTAATTGGAAAGTGCACGTCAGATAAATACGATGCCTGTAATGTTCCAGAAAATGTGGAGCATGTCATAATgatgtgtaaaaaatataactCAGAAAGGGAAATGTTTAAAGGAAAGATATATGAGTTGGGACAAGAATGGAGTTTGAAAGGGATTTTGGGGATGGGTTAGAAAATATGGGAGTGTAGTAAAGAACTCTTTCGGGGCTATATCATAGATAGAATAAAGCGGGTTTTTTGAAAAGTATATTAAGCGCTGAAGTTGCATATCCcggtacagtaggtggcggtatgcacCTACGACCTGCCaaataaacagagagagagagagagagagagagagagagagagagagagagagagagagaacaaagaCAAATGTCTGATATTAATTAATaagtattttttgtgtaaattaatAAACACTCTTGTAGTCATGTAGTTTATTGTTTGGACATTATCATTGCACGTTTgtactttgttttatttattattcagctCTTGTGATTTTCTGAAGT
This sequence is a window from Triplophysa rosa linkage group LG4, Trosa_1v2, whole genome shotgun sequence. Protein-coding genes within it:
- the LOC130553544 gene encoding polymeric immunoglobulin receptor-like isoform X1, with protein sequence MNILLIFTFFIISGAVRCFDVIGYSGGSVLVDSHKPWYTDVKQYLYTWQNNKWNILIKNEDSRKWIKERRFTLFCTENGHLMIFIRDLNTQDSGTYRIGVEDKWSTKMSLKVTEDSCCGASQRVMVNTGQTANFTCQYSQDYKTNEKMIFKKGNEMIETFISTTNVKTKKERMNIHDDTQIDLLSVRITDVRSEDAGVYLCGVYLNKTSYSYSILTAVHLHIMSKVGVVTASGYSAGGIIFKCHHHQYKSNTKYVSKESDGCCERKSPSVQDQWMDNGDVCVYDDTRAGVLMVYFRELNAGHAGTYRCGVNPSQYTDTFTQVQLHIKDDTVLSHWWVNKSVSVGDEVNITCQIPEEHQFSPKVFCKEDENHICQSVIRSEVKVNDFSDKSVFTVIISDVTVRDAGVYWCGAETSRTDFTFISLTTKVQLKLSMPPVFGDEGGSAHIICPYDPIYKSKSKKLLKS
- the LOC130553544 gene encoding polymeric immunoglobulin receptor-like isoform X2 — protein: MNILLIFTFFIISGAVRCFDVIGYSGGSVLVDSHKPWYTDVKQYLYTWQNNKWNILIKNEDSRKWIKERRFTLFCTENGHLMIFIRDLNTQDSGTYRIGVEDKWSTKMSLKVTEDSCCGASQRVMVNTGQTANFTCQYSQDYKTNEKMIFKKGNEMIETFISTTNVKTKKERMNIHDDTQIDLLSVRITDVRSEDAGVYLCGVYLNKTSYSYSILTAVHLHIMMPPVFGDEGGSAHVICPYDPIYKSKSKKLLKSCRDEKTLMEMNRWSVNDDMTASVFSVNITGLTAEDAGKYCCAVTLETDVIYLYTHLIILIKQELLLNKREGDNMSMECKHHAEYQKVFCKAHEVSMCVNDGVSFQWIRDDGFSLSDETSTGVFTVNISHLREEHSGIYWCGSHIITKVHLNVTRVSALFIILIITSVSVLLLMKTIILLLNLGFIRKISKPKLPDTHPSFAY
- the LOC130553544 gene encoding polymeric immunoglobulin receptor-like isoform X3, with product MNILLIFTFFIISGAVRCFDVIGYSGGSVLVDSHKPWYTDVKQYLYTWQNNKWNILIKNEDSRKWIKERRFTLFCTENGHLMIFIRDLNTQDSGTYRIGVEDKWSTKMSLKVTEDSCCGASQRVMVNTGQTANFTCQYSQDYKTNEKMIFKKGNEMIETFISTTNVKTKKERMNIHDDTQIDLLSVRITDVRSEDAGVYLCGVYLNKTSYSYSILTAVHLHIMMFGDEGGSAHVICPYDPIYKSKSKKLLKSCRDEKTLMEMNRWSVNDDMTASVFSVNITGLTAEDAGKYCCAVTLETDVIYLYTHLIILIKQELLLNKREGDNMSMECKHHAEYQKVFCKAHEVSMCVNDGVSFQWIRDDGFSLSDETSTGVFTVNISHLREEHSGIYWCGSHIITKVHLNVTRVSALFIILIITSVSVLLLMKTIILLLNLGFIRKISKPKLPDTHPSFAY